The genome window aatcatttctctaaaattaagtaaaagaaaatatgtaatTCTTCTCCttctacattaaaaaaaaagtcggCTCTCAAGAATAGTGCTATGATAGAGACTTGGGTTTTGTGTGGTGCTCAGTCCCACATCGATGAATATGAGATGCTCAGTCCCACATCGATGAATATGAGATGCTTAGTGGAGTATTTAATTGCATGGTTCTCCCCACTTGAATAGGTAGCTTTTAAGGGTGGATTCCTCCGGTGCTTGGGTGTAATCAATCTGTAATTAAATGTCAATCTCAATTAAGTTTTGAGATGGAACCAccaaaaatatacttatattttaCACCTGTGcacaacaaaatacaaacataaaatattttatcaaaaaaagaaaatataaagtgatctcctttaaaattaaaatagtttaattacCTATTTAATTCTCTtacaacaaatttttattttaattccttttaaCTTAAAACATCTCATTTTGATCATGTTCTAGGGGTTACCCGGCTAATAATACTAAACGAGAATGACTAAAGTAAACATAAAATACAAACCGTTATAAGATACAAAATTGGAGTAAGAAAACGGGGAGTGTGGGATACCCAACGCAAATCAACATATGACACGTGCCATAACATATTCTCCCACCAATTTAGACCCCTAACAAttgtataaatatttacattCTTCACAAATGTAAATTAACTAATATCATATTAAGACAACATACTAttttctctctccctcccttATCCATTTTCTCTCAATCTCATACATCTACACACTTGTGGCAAGCATACCAACATATtcctattctttattttatttatccttttGATCTTTGTCAtctaaaatttgtttgaaatgaaTGTTGATTAAATGAATCACCTTATGTTAGTTTCAAATGAGATTAGTCACACTTAAtgataaaaatcaaaaggataaaaaaattgtaactatagaaacatgttttaatctataaaaactaaaaaagattttttttttttttacggcttATAGAGCAAAATGCCCAAAACAGAAACATAAAGAAAACTAAGTAAGCATAGAGCGTACTACATCATACGATAAAAAACAGTAACATAAGAAAGGAGGAGTCTCCAAGGAGATAAAACTAGGAGGACTCCctataaaagaatattattgcAACTATagggataaaaaaagaaattaaaccaattaaaatttgatgtaGCTAAGTGTCCAATACGTGAAGTAAATGCTAATATTAAATTAGTGTAAATGGTCACTTAAGTTCTTATTTTGTAGGTGCTGATAATTTTGTCcctatattataaaaatgatcaATTTGGTTCACAAATATGCAAATGTACTAATATTTTAGTTCGACCGccaagttatttttgttttagttaaCATTGACGGTAGATGTGGCATGTCATTGATGACGAGGCAAATGCACGTATGCAGGAAACATTCCACATCAATCAATAGTGTTTTGAACTAAAATGTCAGTGATTTTTTCTCATTATTACCACTCTTTGATGACTTCGTGATTCTGCCTTCAATGGCTTAGCAATTCCGACAAACAACTCGGTAAGAAGTATTGATTCCGGCAAATAACCCCCAACGCCATTCTTCAAACCCCAATTTTGTTGCAATTCTAGCTTATCCTAGTTGAACTCACTCTAAGTCAAGACCTTCAAGACTTTGGAATGGAGCTATGTGTGCAAGCAACTCTCAACATTCACCTCAACCATTGAAGGATGAAGGGGGAAAGGGAAGTGGAGTTGTGGAGGAGGGTTGGTGGGTGGGTGACCACAATGGTGGATACATCTTGATGAAGCCGCCACAAGTGGTATACAATGGAAGGATTGTTGGAAAAGAAGGGagatattttcttcaaaaagatAGAACTGACAAATTGATACCTAGTTACTTGACCTAAAGCGGGAAAATCACTTTTGACATGTGTATTTGTCACGTTGTCCTTTACTTGTCACgtcgtaaaaaataataacgaaAATAGATACAACTTGATAGTTGAACTAAATTAAcattacatttatatttttgtagatTAAATTGATCGTTTTCATAATATATGCACGGAATTGTCACTATTTGTAAAATGCAGATACTAAAGTGGTTATTTacacattaaattattaatgtgtcatGCCATCCAATCTCGTTACAAGGTTGGATATTATATAACAAGGCCATTACAAGGATTGATAATGGAACCGAAGTTCCTAAAAAAAACAGGATTGTCTATTGTTCACAAAATCCAAACACACAGCCACCAATGAGAATTGCTTTGTCAATTTCATTGATGCAGTCCATGCGGAGATCACAACATATAGATAACAAAATAATTGTAGGCCTGTGAAAGCGAAAGTTAATTGCTAGCACATAGTATGGGAAATATTTTCTGACTTTTGTACGCCAGCCACCAATTAAGACCTTAATCAAATCCAAAATGAATCAGTCTCTCTAAATCCATCCTTATCTACTTGTTTGTGTATGATTCAATCAACAGAATTTCATAATCAGCTGATActaagaagaaagagaagagaataaTATGAAGAGCCATGTCTcagaaagggttcagccttttGCCAAGTGCCTCCAGAGTTGAGATCACCTCGGAATAAAACTTGGAGAATTATTACAATTTTCAAGGTGACAAAAGTGCATGTcagatttttttatccttataaaatCGAAGACAAGTATGGTAATTTACAACAGCCTGCTCAATCAAGACCTCCTGGTAAAGGAGATGTCATAGATTAAAGCTACACACATGCTCAACAAAGTTCTTACTCTCAATCTCCCTTAATTATGTTGCAACCCTTCACTACTTGCTTTACCTTTCTTCATAGGAAGACCAAATTCTTCCTCAATAAACCAAGAATCAAGGACATGATGAGTGCGTGCCGCAAGAGGAGACAATCCAACAGAAAATTCACTTCAAGTTCTGACTTGTCAACCTCTTCTTTCCTTCACATGGAGCTCTCTACTCAGTTTCATCAAGTTTTCAAGCTTATCGACACTAATGGGGATGGGAAGATATCAGCTACTGAGCTCAGTGAAGTGCTCTCATGCCTTGGATACAACAAGTGCACTGCTGACAAGGAAGCTGAAGGCATGGTGAGAGTGTTGGACTTCAATGGAGATGGGTTTGTGGACTTGGATGAGTTGATGATTGTCATGAATGgcatggaagaagaagaagaagaagagaaatttGGAAGTGGCATGGAGCATGGTGGTGGTTACCTCATGGATGCTTTTCTTATCTTTGACACTGACAAGAATGGCCTAATTTCAGCCAAGGAACTGCAGAGAGTTCTGATCAATCTAGGGTGTGATAATTGTAGTCTTAGAGAGTGCAAGCGCATGATCAAAGGGGTTGATAAAAATGGAGATGGGTTCGTGGATTTTGAAGAATTTCGATCCATGATGCAAAGTGGACTTGCCAATTAGATCTTGAAATGGGTTTGTGCTGTATTTCAATAttatttcctttgttttcttctttttttcactgTACAACATATCTTAAGATAGCATAATGTGACATGTTTGCCAGATGATGATACTGTTTAAGTATGTGGTTAAAGGTTTGTTTATCAAGTTTATGTATATGTAAAATCATCTATTGAAAAAAACTATCagcttaaacaaattttaatacttTAAGGAATTGGTCTCTAGTTTTAGTTACGATTTAGTTATATATGATATCCCATAATTATCTATttactgattaaaaaaaacccgAACtccttattt of Glycine soja cultivar W05 chromosome 1, ASM419377v2, whole genome shotgun sequence contains these proteins:
- the LOC114417835 gene encoding calmodulin-like protein 7; the protein is MLQPFTTCFTFLHRKTKFFLNKPRIKDMMSACRKRRQSNRKFTSSSDLSTSSFLHMELSTQFHQVFKLIDTNGDGKISATELSEVLSCLGYNKCTADKEAEGMVRVLDFNGDGFVDLDELMIVMNGMEEEEEEEKFGSGMEHGGGYLMDAFLIFDTDKNGLISAKELQRVLINLGCDNCSLRECKRMIKGVDKNGDGFVDFEEFRSMMQSGLAN